In the Colias croceus chromosome 1, ilColCroc2.1 genome, ctagctttccacccgcgccttcacccgcgcagtcaaagaaaaacccgcatagttcccgttcccgtgggatttccgggataaaacctatcctatgtcccggggtaaaaagtagcctatgtcctttatcgggtatcaaaatatctctataccaaatttcatgcaaattggttcagtagttaaggcgtgattgagtaacagacagacatacagagttactttcgcatttataatattagtatggataacatttttattttgcttcATCTCCCTAAGTTTCACTGTAGTTTGACTCAAAAAGGACAATACTGCTTATATacatacaatgaaattaattaaatcttgatacatagtaaaatataatcagAAATAAACTTAGTCAAGTTTGTATAATTCTTGCATATGGATGTTGAAGGTGCcattttttacaagaaaagAGGAAAAATATGCTGGCGCTTAGGCTCTTCCATGTCGAGCGAAAGTtacagatttatattttttatttagaaaaacgTGATGCGTTTCaaatacacaataattatagCACAGAAATGTATTTCTTACAGTTAAAATGTaagcacaaaaatataattataatcgttataataaataatttataaacaaagtgTGCAGTTGGGTTTATACCTACCGGTggattattaaaatgaaattatttgaaatgtaaaaaatacaaacacacTTTAAATTACGAGTACTTATGGTCGAAGTTTGTTGTTTCGCATATAAGACGATAAGTTTGCATATGTAAGCTATATGACCTCTTTTGGatacattttttgaaattaaagcattgtataattaattttaatcactactatccatttatttattactactttttaaaaattattattaattaaattattactttaatatggtaaaataaaaagtcaaatattttattaaatcgctatacttgtaaaaaatatacattcagaataaattaactatttacagagatgaataatttaaaataaataaataagctaaaattaataaattactatttaaattCCTCATTTATTTCTGTGACCATTCCCCACGCATCATTTTATTTTGCCTCCTACCACTTCTTCTTCTTCCGACTTCGATATCAGGTAACCCTAAGCTTTCGTTAAGAGCATCAATTCCAAGTACATCATCATAATCATTGTTATGTTGCTTTTTATGTTTATGAGGCTTATTgtctttgtttttgttttgccTTTTATGACGGCCAAAAATGCCTAGCTGATGACCGACACTTTCACCAATTTTAGTTAAATCAAGAACATCTAAGTCTTCTAAATCAAATTGTTCACCTCTGTGTTTTTTCTTCGGTAAAACAAGTCCTTCATAATGATGGTTTGGAAAATGATTATGACCACGACTCTCATCTCCAGTAACTTCCTTGTCAGCTTCATGTTCAGCAGAATGAGAATCAAGGCTCTGTACAATCTGTACCATGTCTTCTTTCACTTCATCATCGTCAACAACCGTGGCAAATGGAATAGTTGAGTGAGGCTTAGGCGTTATAGTTTGAACTTGCTCATAAGTTTGTTCTTCACTAGATTTGGTTTCCTCTTTGGATAAAGTGGGAATGATCTGAGTAACTGGCATTACAGAAAGTTGACCTGTGATATGAGCTAATGACATTTCGAGACCGGGGTCTTCAAAACTGGTTGCAGTTATCGGTGTTGTTGAAACAATTGTTGAAGAAGGATTATCATTcattgaaacaattttttcacTCGTTTGAGTATTTTCCATACTTGCTGAAGAGCTTTGAACACCTACTGTTGTTGATGTGTGACTGTCTTGCACTTGCACTTCAGAACTAGCGGATACAGAATCAGAAGCAGTAGAAATACTTGATTCAGGAAAACTGTCTGCACTAGTAGTACTTGCACCAGGGCGTCGAGTAGGCCTTCTTCCTGGTCTACGTGTTGGACGCCTATTTACGGGTCTTACTCGAACAGTGGTTGTTCTCGTTACTGGTCTTGGTGTAGTTCTAGTATTAGGTCTTCTAGTAGTACGTCGGTTTGGCCTTGGTCGACGGGTAGTGGTAGAAGTTGAAGAACTTGGGGCTTGTTTATTTCTATTCTTGTTGTTGGGTTTTTTACCGCCGGATGATCCGAACAGGTCTCCTAATAAGTCTTCTCCTAAAAGACTAAAACCTGTATAATCCGCAGCATCGACATCGTTGACGGCATCTATTTCTCctaaaaaagagaaaaaagtcgtttaaaaactgaaaatttaCTATCAAAGTGAATATTCAATAtacatgttataaaaattatcataatgatattataaatcaataattaaatactttacatatcaatgttataatataatatgtacaatgtTAATTTTGACATTATTCGGTAATGTACTAATGTTTCTTGTTcgttttgaaatttaataaaaatggaataatgtattacaataattattactaaccGTCGTCATCATCGTCGTCATCATCGACttcatcatcgtcatcatcgGCACCCAGACCGAAGTCGTCTTCttcttcatcatcatcgtcatcGTCATCGTCTTCCGCCTCCGTTTCTTCTTGAGGAACCAATGGCAGGGGGTCAGCTGGTTCAGATGTGACACCTCGAGGACCGAACTTAAAGCAGGATACTCTCACTGCGGCTTCAACAGTGCTTTTAGCTTGTAGTTCTAAACCGAGACAAGCACGGAAGTCTTCTCCTGTCCTTGCGATGTTGTAAACACGTCCACAGAACTTTGATACACCTCCTGGTAGAGGCATGCAGACTGGACTCGGCTTACGACctgataatttgaaaataaccatttaaatcaattaattctCATTATTAAAGTTGATCAAATAATTGAGTCATACGTACTTGCAACAGTGCGGTTTGTGATCACTTTCTTGCCAAAACTCAGTGATATCGACATTTTATCACCCGTCAAATACATCAGTGAAGCAcatcctaaaataaaaaaaaatgattcaatgAATATTATTCACATATCAAGGAAAAATCATCTTTTAATAGAGTACCAGAAAAAGAGATTACGTACCTGGACCGTTCAAATTAACAACCGGAACTGCGAAGTCCCTGCAGCAGTTGCATAATGATTCCGAACATTTGCAGTATCTATTTAGACTACTTTCTTCGATTTTGACATCATCTTCTTTATTACGAAgtcctttattattatttttccgtttatctaaaaacaaattatataaacgtcaatataaaacataataatcgaacattaatatctaataattattgatctTTCAGAAGTATTCATGTATAACTTAGTCACGCGAGCTTGTTCTTTTAATCGCATACCATTTTCGtacaaaaatacatagaaaTGAGCGGACACACTTTCTCCTTTTTAATCGGACAATGCTCGAgattcaataattatataatttcaagGTACATATAAGTGTggataatattactaaaatattatttgatccAAGtccatatttaaaattataacatataattttgatgaatattatacatattactataATTACAAGAGCATATAATTACTTACGTATGTTTTTGGATGCAGCAAATGCTATAAgcacaaaaattaaaagtagtTCAAAAACCAGGGAGAGCTTCATCGTGGAGCCCAACCCTGCCTGAAagttaagaaaattaaaataaatattttgctcACAATTCAATACATAACTTTacaacacataatatttaaaattacacattacatataattatattatacaagaacttaatttcaaaatgttgaacaattaataaaataaacttttcataatagaagctttaaaataaaagttatcaccatcaattaaaataatagcattTAAGTTTAAAGCCTCGATCCCGTTTAAGTCTTTGATATGAACTTTaccataaacattttattagaagCTTTTACTTTTTACCAATTCTagaaatttaactttttcgttattaaaaaaatgaaatacttaCGTTACTCGTTAgcttttatgttataaattaagtaactgtccaaacagaaaaatatatatcgcGATTCCCAATCGTAGTCACACCTGCACGGCTGTTCACGTACAATTaacgtataattattattagtaacaaATAACTGACCAGCCCTAAAACGCAAGCGACGCCGACGTATGTAGCActgatttcatattataaccACTTGGACTCGCCGGAGAAATGCGAAGTGACGTGCGAGAAAGGAAAACAAGAAAACAAGAGTCGACTATCTCTATCCGACTCGAAGGAATCGTGAGGGAGGGATGGCAGACGCACTTGGCCGCCGATGTAGAATTTAGTGTCAAGCGCACGGACTAATTTACAAAGTATAATAGTTAAGGATGAGGAAACGATTTTAACACGCTATTGAGTGACGATAAAACAgtgttgtaaattataatttacattgatATAATCGTGTAGTACAAAACatctatacaaaatatacaaaggCCTGTGTCTGTATATCTTACTTTCATATTTCACTCTATAGCATACTAATTTTGTTGTATAGTATTGCAGCTTTGAcagaattataatatgtagcgCGGACGTTATAGAGGGGGTATAGTGGAAGTTCGAGAAACATCCATAATGGGTGTATTGATCTCGGATACAGTAAACCACTAGAAAGTTGCGTTTGTTTTCGTTGAGGTATAATCTAGAATTTGTAGAATTTACATTACATGCATATATCGTGGTTTTCATTGCATATTTCAAATTCCCTATGTATTTATAacttagaaatatttatatgtcaatgaaaatatttctttaaatcaaaggaaaaccaattaaatgttaatatagAGATAgaacaatttataataaaatatattatttcaatcgatataatatgttttaatgaatgtaatgtaataaattattaagtatacagattttcaaatataaatttacaatataagaaGAAAGTCCTACTTTTTGCATATAACTAAGTTTAATTTAACTGGAATTATttgtatcataataatttatcaatgtATTCAAAAGTCTCTTCCTAAActcaaatataattaattcagtgttaacataaaatactaaactattatgtatatgtttaCGGTATCACGTATAAAACAACACCCGTCGCTAAAGCGAAACACTGTTAGGGTCACTTTCTAGTGAGAGAAAGTTGTATTCAGTCTGACTACGGTCTGATGTTTGTTTTTCGTTTTGGTATTGACAAAATTTCTTGTTCTTATGATTACGTTATCAAATCATACTGCGGTTTATTATTAACTCAATTACATAAAACTTAGTgatcttttaataattatgtataattattacttaaaaataaaaagttctgCTACCAAGTAATCGCTATATTACGTTATAAATATTACCACATAAATGAGCATAAAAAGGAAAATTGTTCCATTATGAAAAAAGGAATATGTTACGGTATCACTTCCGAATTCTAAAACCTATCAATATTAATCAACGCGTTGCATGTATGCACGAATACTTACACTTCATCGaactttgttttttaacaagtgtaattattaattctcTCATAacatcatttttttaacattcatcTATTGTTCCGTAAAAGGAAATGacttctacaaatattatttttactagaGTAAAGAGTCAATGAACTCTACATAGATAACCTTGAACTTGACATAGTTTTAGAAAAAACTAGTTTCATTTACAGTTCGTAATAATGAAATacatgtatattaatattataacaccCATAATACTAATAATGTTTTCATTCTAGTAAAGATAGAAAAAGCTCTTACAGAATCTCTCCATTTCATAAAAACAACTGCccaaaaatatagataataattccTTCCGTTAGTCCTAGTCCGTTGTAGTGAAAGATAGACagataaattttacaatttattaacataagCGCAGAAATGATTAGTAACGAAAATGATATCTAAAATATTGCGGTATTGAacttcttaaaattataatctagCCCACTGGAGCAATAAGACCATATAAGCGCAGGCACATATTTTGACCATTATCTGAAAATATTGATCAAACTAGTTTAAcactaataattaatcataCCATAAAACGCATTTTCCCAATCCCCCTTCATCATAGGATGAAATCTCCCACAGCTTTCTCGATGCATCTCACCAGTGCATTACTACatcgttatattttatttaaaatttcaccgTCTATTGTGATAGTAAGCGAGGTGAAACGGCCGGAGATCGGAGGCAAGGAGCAGTGTTGGCTGAGCTCTGGCAACGATCGCCTCATTCTGTACGCCTGTACCGCGCttttataattcattattcGTATATCATAAATTGACCG is a window encoding:
- the LOC123691619 gene encoding uncharacterized protein LOC123691619 — its product is MKLSLVFELLLIFVLIAFAASKNIHKRKNNNKGLRNKEDDVKIEESSLNRYCKCSESLCNCCRDFAVPVVNLNGPGCASLMYLTGDKMSISLSFGKKVITNRTVASRKPSPVCMPLPGGVSKFCGRVYNIARTGEDFRACLGLELQAKSTVEAAVRVSCFKFGPRGVTSEPADPLPLVPQEETEAEDDDDDDDDEEEDDFGLGADDDDDEVDDDDDDDDGEIDAVNDVDAADYTGFSLLGEDLLGDLFGSSGGKKPNNKNRNKQAPSSSTSTTTRRPRPNRRTTRRPNTRTTPRPVTRTTTVRVRPVNRRPTRRPGRRPTRRPGASTTSADSFPESSISTASDSVSASSEVQVQDSHTSTTVGVQSSSASMENTQTSEKIVSMNDNPSSTIVSTTPITATSFEDPGLEMSLAHITGQLSVMPVTQIIPTLSKEETKSSEEQTYEQVQTITPKPHSTIPFATVVDDDEVKEDMVQIVQSLDSHSAEHEADKEVTGDESRGHNHFPNHHYEGLVLPKKKHRGEQFDLEDLDVLDLTKIGESVGHQLGIFGRHKRQNKNKDNKPHKHKKQHNNDYDDVLGIDALNESLGLPDIEVGRRRSGRRQNKMMRGEWSQK